A genomic region of Alicyclobacillus sp. SO9 contains the following coding sequences:
- a CDS encoding methyltransferase domain-containing protein, whose product MSVDTDETRLDRITAEFEKMEASDIVIAPWLAMNDGEERIHQRLQAKLKKTAAELAAQDTEAQVFWVEFDVNSDFRERAYYEILLSTAAYLSHMRLGTLVITEEMASVATSLLRDYLERNGGSALLSVYARVITYLNNKLLLYYGEVPEDKFLSGEWHRPWVEYSLEYELQFALQYEFFERVARDGQSFVRLTEAGKQLYEECWRDLEQCGYLRQHEQLLRANGFTNMDDYEKIMDTFNPGVHEDRRRLIQWTGIHSGMRVLELGCGAGALTLDDGLYQAVGKQGSVVATDPSIGMLQRAKQKLSRYDAANVVFRQAAAEKIPFPDNSFDCVTGMWFLHFTEIPRALKEIARVTREGGRFVTVAALNFSQKEDFFIEWFEPVFKMGLAMDAQDPLPEPEFIVEHAKQHFTDVEVEIEMWDVDFSNVENTVKFIINAGLIAETTALPWRARQTLIEELIGKGYELKDKYGAENMKHRHRGLWLKGTVLK is encoded by the coding sequence ATGTCGGTCGACACGGACGAAACCAGGTTGGATAGAATTACTGCCGAGTTTGAGAAGATGGAAGCGTCAGACATTGTCATTGCCCCTTGGTTGGCGATGAATGACGGTGAAGAGCGGATTCATCAGCGGTTACAGGCCAAACTCAAGAAAACAGCAGCGGAGTTGGCGGCCCAGGACACGGAAGCACAAGTGTTTTGGGTGGAATTTGACGTGAATTCAGATTTTCGTGAGCGGGCGTATTACGAAATCCTATTGTCGACGGCAGCCTACCTCAGCCACATGAGACTTGGTACACTGGTGATTACGGAGGAAATGGCGTCTGTGGCCACGTCATTGTTGCGAGACTATCTTGAGCGCAACGGCGGTTCCGCCTTGTTGTCTGTCTACGCACGCGTGATAACCTATTTGAACAATAAGTTGTTACTCTACTATGGAGAAGTTCCCGAAGACAAATTCCTTTCCGGTGAGTGGCACCGCCCTTGGGTTGAGTACTCGTTGGAATATGAGCTGCAATTCGCCCTGCAGTATGAGTTTTTTGAGCGTGTTGCCAGGGATGGGCAAAGCTTTGTCCGCTTGACTGAAGCCGGCAAACAACTGTATGAAGAGTGCTGGCGTGACTTAGAGCAGTGCGGATACTTACGGCAGCATGAGCAACTGTTGAGAGCAAATGGTTTTACGAATATGGACGACTACGAAAAAATTATGGATACTTTCAACCCGGGAGTCCATGAAGACCGGCGCCGGCTTATCCAGTGGACAGGCATTCACAGCGGGATGCGCGTGCTGGAACTTGGCTGCGGTGCTGGTGCGCTGACATTGGATGACGGACTGTACCAAGCGGTAGGGAAACAAGGCAGTGTGGTGGCTACGGACCCGTCCATTGGCATGCTGCAAAGAGCCAAACAGAAACTGTCCAGGTATGATGCCGCAAACGTGGTTTTTCGGCAAGCTGCAGCTGAAAAGATTCCTTTCCCCGACAACAGCTTCGATTGTGTGACTGGAATGTGGTTTTTACATTTCACGGAGATTCCCAGGGCTCTCAAGGAGATTGCTAGAGTAACGAGAGAAGGCGGGAGATTTGTAACGGTAGCAGCTCTAAACTTCTCTCAAAAGGAAGATTTTTTCATAGAATGGTTTGAGCCTGTTTTCAAAATGGGACTAGCTATGGATGCGCAAGACCCGCTGCCGGAACCCGAGTTTATTGTGGAGCATGCAAAACAACACTTCACAGACGTGGAAGTTGAGATAGAAATGTGGGATGTGGATTTTAGCAATGTTGAAAACACCGTCAAATTCATTATCAACGCAGGTCTAATTGCTGAAACAACTGCACTTCCGTGGCGGGCTAGACAAACCTTAATTGAGGAACTGATTGGTAAGGGATACGAACTGAAGGACAAATACGGAGCCGAGAACATGAAACACAGGCACCGCGGCTTATGGCTAAAGGGGACCGTATTGAAATAA
- a CDS encoding RimK family alpha-L-glutamate ligase, producing MTSLSGWIIYNGNLGDKFLTHAEIFHESAKKHGIHTKIVPNNSLFSMVSGGTTQLLGMEDERLPDFVLFWDKDLYLARHLEKLGVRLFNPAQVIETCDNKGLTYQWLSDCGIAMPKTVLSPRIFDWTGVKEQAYYSYVAEELGFPMVMKESYGSFGSQVYLIQNEEEMLGKVKELGSIPFVFQEFVRSSKGTDLRLQVVGDEVVGAMRRVSDTDFRANMGKGAHAFPHSPTTEQKELAVRCAKELGADFAGVDLLFGPEGEPILCEVNSNAHIINLRTYTGVNAADYMLLHIKRTMAGVRV from the coding sequence GTGACATCACTGTCTGGATGGATTATTTACAACGGGAACTTAGGAGACAAATTCCTGACTCATGCGGAGATTTTTCATGAGAGTGCCAAGAAGCATGGCATTCATACAAAAATTGTTCCCAACAACAGCCTGTTTTCCATGGTATCTGGCGGGACAACTCAACTCCTGGGTATGGAAGACGAGCGATTGCCTGATTTTGTCCTGTTTTGGGACAAGGATTTATACTTGGCCAGGCACTTAGAGAAATTAGGTGTCCGCCTGTTCAATCCGGCTCAAGTCATTGAAACCTGTGACAACAAGGGACTGACATATCAGTGGTTGAGTGATTGCGGGATTGCAATGCCCAAAACGGTACTTAGCCCCCGGATTTTTGATTGGACCGGAGTAAAAGAACAAGCGTACTACAGCTATGTAGCAGAAGAACTGGGGTTTCCCATGGTGATGAAGGAGTCCTATGGTTCATTCGGATCGCAGGTTTATCTCATTCAAAACGAAGAAGAGATGTTGGGAAAAGTGAAGGAACTTGGCAGCATTCCCTTCGTCTTTCAAGAATTTGTTCGAAGCAGCAAAGGTACAGACCTGCGTCTGCAGGTTGTGGGAGACGAAGTGGTAGGAGCCATGCGCCGGGTGTCAGACACAGATTTTCGCGCCAACATGGGAAAAGGGGCACATGCATTCCCGCATTCACCCACAACAGAGCAGAAAGAACTTGCCGTCCGGTGTGCAAAAGAGCTAGGCGCAGATTTTGCCGGCGTCGATCTCCTTTTCGGACCCGAAGGCGAACCCATCCTGTGCGAAGTGAATTCCAATGCACACATCATTAACTTGCGGACCTATACGGGCGTAAATGCTGCAGACTATATGCTGCTTCACATTAAACGGACCATGGCGGGTGTTCGAGTGTGA
- a CDS encoding RimK family alpha-L-glutamate ligase yields MKKAGWLVYRRKEAERNRNYIEWMMTEARRMNWVLMLVYRDEVVAGVMNGQPHVGWVNDAQTDVQGHGRSHARSSQLPDFVIMRTVDPVLTTHLEHLHIPVFNSSAVSRICNNKAATYQYLQQFDVPMLNTAFCNTEDLKGTIRDEVSIDGIRKRVCESDSAFVIKTVSGRGGKDVALIETSNDLENFISKYPDTDVVLQQLGPNPGKDVRVFVVGKEIVAAVLRSSTSSDFRANFSLGGRAQRYILSASEKDVVRRIMSHFEFGMVGIDFLPDGGGGLLFNEIEDVVGSRTLSLVAPEINIVRRYFRYIDERLS; encoded by the coding sequence GTGAAAAAGGCGGGCTGGCTCGTTTATCGCCGAAAAGAGGCAGAGCGAAACAGAAACTATATTGAGTGGATGATGACCGAAGCCCGTCGCATGAACTGGGTACTGATGCTGGTGTACCGCGATGAAGTGGTTGCGGGTGTGATGAACGGACAACCACATGTGGGCTGGGTCAATGACGCGCAAACGGATGTGCAGGGACATGGTAGGTCTCACGCCCGTTCTTCCCAGCTACCGGATTTTGTGATTATGCGCACTGTCGATCCCGTCCTCACCACCCACCTGGAGCACCTCCACATCCCTGTCTTCAATTCTTCCGCCGTGTCGCGCATATGCAACAATAAGGCCGCAACTTATCAGTATCTGCAGCAGTTTGATGTCCCAATGTTGAACACAGCATTTTGTAATACAGAGGACCTCAAGGGGACGATTCGGGATGAGGTCTCGATAGATGGAATTAGAAAGAGAGTTTGCGAGTCGGATTCGGCATTTGTCATAAAAACTGTCTCTGGGCGAGGTGGAAAAGACGTTGCGCTGATTGAAACTTCAAACGACCTTGAGAATTTCATTAGCAAATACCCCGACACGGATGTGGTTTTGCAGCAACTCGGTCCCAATCCCGGCAAAGACGTTCGAGTGTTTGTTGTCGGAAAGGAAATAGTGGCCGCTGTACTGCGCTCGTCAACATCCTCAGACTTTCGCGCAAATTTCTCCCTGGGCGGCAGGGCCCAGCGATACATCCTGAGCGCGTCTGAGAAAGACGTCGTAAGACGCATCATGTCCCATTTTGAGTTTGGGATGGTTGGCATTGACTTTTTGCCGGATGGTGGCGGGGGACTGTTGTTTAACGAGATCGAAGACGTGGTTGGCAGTCGTACTTTGAGCCTGGTTGCTCCTGAAATCAACATTGTCCGGAGATATTTTCGCTACATTGACGAAAGGCTGTCCTAA
- the abc-f gene encoding ribosomal protection-like ABC-F family protein, translating into MLYCSAHHVGIAVHDDWLFQDVSVEIHEGHRIALVGPNGGGKTTLLRLLAKQSEPDTGTVAWKKELRLGLLHQIPSYSGTVKEVLHRAFADIYSIEQKMRALEAKMASPASDRELERILKTYAALQEEFDNLDGYSIDSRVRSITTGIGIPEALLQSEFSLLSGGEQTKVEFARLLLSRPELLLLDEPTNHLDLPAVEWLESFLETYAGAVLVVSHDRYFLNRVVNRVMELDNGAAALYQGNYSQAMEEREKQLLLEFQAFEEQQKKIKQMQAAIKRLRIWANQASPPSAALHRRATNMQRALDRMEKIDKPQLERKQMDLSFDVQERSGKDVATAMGLQKRYGDTVLLNEVSFHVRFGERVAIVGTNGSGKSTLVKMLLGEISADAGDVRLGDSVRAGYLSQAGLAMTGDEDKTVLDAFRDEAKVHQGKARHILAQFLFYGEAVFKPIKRLSGGERMRLRLAQLMHQDINLLILDEPTNHLDIESREALEVALDEFTGTIIAVSHDRHFINQLFQRVLWLEDGKLQSYHGNYDDARRKRFELLAAKME; encoded by the coding sequence ATGTTGTATTGTTCAGCACACCATGTCGGAATTGCAGTGCACGATGATTGGCTGTTTCAGGATGTATCCGTAGAAATTCACGAGGGACATCGAATTGCACTGGTTGGACCCAATGGCGGCGGAAAGACAACCTTGCTCAGACTTTTGGCTAAGCAAAGTGAGCCGGATACAGGTACTGTCGCATGGAAAAAAGAGCTGCGACTCGGACTGTTGCATCAAATTCCGAGTTACAGCGGGACAGTGAAAGAAGTCCTGCACCGCGCATTTGCCGACATCTACTCCATTGAACAGAAAATGCGCGCTTTGGAAGCCAAGATGGCGAGTCCTGCCAGTGACAGAGAACTAGAGCGCATCCTAAAAACCTATGCAGCTCTGCAAGAGGAGTTTGACAATCTTGACGGATATTCCATTGACTCTAGAGTTCGCTCAATTACAACAGGAATTGGAATACCGGAAGCACTTCTTCAATCTGAATTCTCGCTACTCAGCGGCGGCGAACAGACAAAAGTTGAGTTCGCCCGCCTTTTGCTGAGCCGTCCCGAGTTGCTCTTACTTGACGAACCGACCAATCACCTGGACTTGCCTGCAGTGGAGTGGCTGGAATCTTTCCTGGAAACCTATGCTGGTGCGGTATTGGTTGTGTCCCATGACAGATATTTTCTCAATCGAGTCGTGAACCGTGTCATGGAACTGGATAACGGCGCTGCGGCGCTGTACCAGGGAAACTATTCGCAAGCCATGGAAGAACGGGAAAAACAGCTGTTGCTGGAGTTTCAAGCTTTCGAAGAACAGCAAAAGAAAATCAAGCAGATGCAAGCAGCCATTAAGCGACTGCGAATATGGGCAAACCAGGCCAGCCCGCCCAGCGCTGCTCTGCATCGGCGAGCCACTAACATGCAGCGTGCATTGGATCGCATGGAGAAAATCGACAAGCCGCAACTTGAACGAAAGCAAATGGATTTGTCCTTCGATGTTCAGGAACGAAGCGGAAAAGACGTTGCGACAGCTATGGGCTTACAAAAGCGCTATGGAGACACCGTACTTTTGAATGAAGTCTCGTTTCACGTTCGCTTTGGCGAACGAGTGGCCATTGTGGGAACAAATGGGAGCGGAAAATCTACACTTGTGAAGATGCTGCTGGGAGAAATCTCGGCTGACGCAGGCGATGTGAGACTGGGTGATTCCGTACGGGCAGGCTACCTCAGTCAGGCGGGACTCGCGATGACAGGAGACGAGGATAAAACCGTTCTTGATGCATTCCGTGACGAAGCCAAGGTTCATCAAGGAAAGGCACGGCATATCCTGGCCCAATTCCTGTTCTACGGCGAAGCCGTGTTTAAACCAATCAAGCGCCTCAGCGGAGGAGAACGCATGCGCCTGCGTTTGGCGCAGCTCATGCATCAAGATATTAACCTGTTGATTCTGGATGAACCAACAAATCATCTGGATATTGAATCCCGCGAAGCTTTGGAAGTTGCACTGGACGAATTCACGGGTACCATTATTGCAGTATCCCACGACAGGCATTTCATCAACCAGCTGTTTCAGCGTGTCTTGTGGCTGGAAGACGGAAAATTGCAGTCATACCACGGCAACTACGACGATGCTCGCAGAAAAAGGTTTGAGCTGTTAGCCGCGAAGATGGAATGA
- a CDS encoding LysR family transcriptional regulator, which translates to MDFKALKTFHTIVELDGFQKAADVLQYAQSTVTVQIQNLESDLGVKLFDRHGKRVKLTEEGRLLSLKTGSLLNAIEDIKRLLTSAGSGYAGRVRIAANEPSASLRLPMILADFCRERPQVQLSLDVGGTEFITETIAEGRADFGLCSPPVTQTNLFYEPLFDEQFVLLVSTQNPLANRPDLTMDDLSTERILMKERTCQYRAMIERSLMEQVSYPGSGVEVGSFEALKGMVQANLGVSFVPEISAAQLPPGTVARTLVDTTVHLPIGLLYRTDLTMSKAAQSLLEIFRGQLRQAGRESRPLSGEAPALS; encoded by the coding sequence ATGGACTTCAAAGCTCTCAAGACATTTCACACCATTGTGGAACTGGATGGATTTCAGAAGGCCGCTGATGTACTCCAGTATGCTCAGTCCACTGTGACGGTTCAAATTCAAAATTTGGAGTCGGATTTGGGAGTAAAATTGTTCGATCGCCATGGGAAACGCGTCAAACTCACCGAAGAAGGTCGACTGCTCAGCCTGAAGACGGGCAGTTTGCTGAATGCAATTGAAGACATTAAACGGTTGCTTACAAGTGCCGGCAGTGGATATGCGGGTCGAGTCCGGATTGCGGCGAATGAACCCTCTGCCAGCCTTCGACTGCCGATGATTCTTGCTGACTTCTGTCGCGAACGGCCGCAGGTGCAGCTCTCGCTGGATGTTGGAGGTACTGAATTCATTACAGAAACGATTGCTGAGGGCCGCGCGGACTTCGGTCTGTGCTCGCCTCCCGTCACACAGACAAATCTGTTCTATGAGCCCCTCTTTGACGAGCAGTTCGTACTGCTCGTGTCTACCCAGAATCCTCTCGCGAATCGCCCCGATTTAACCATGGACGACCTCTCAACGGAACGCATTTTGATGAAAGAAAGGACTTGTCAGTATCGGGCAATGATTGAAAGGTCGCTGATGGAACAAGTCAGCTATCCCGGCAGCGGTGTTGAAGTTGGGAGTTTCGAAGCACTCAAAGGTATGGTGCAGGCCAACCTCGGTGTTTCCTTCGTTCCTGAAATCAGCGCGGCACAACTCCCTCCTGGTACAGTAGCACGGACCCTTGTTGACACCACCGTCCATTTGCCAATCGGGCTTCTTTACAGAACCGATTTGACGATGAGCAAAGCGGCGCAATCACTATTGGAGATTTTTCGAGGCCAACTGAGGCAAGCAGGAAGAGAATCACGCCCCCTGTCCGGTGAGGCACCAGCTCTGTCATAG
- a CDS encoding cation diffusion facilitator family transporter, with product MTPLKDSVRKGIQIEWISVIWMIVEAAVGVLAGLLAHSLALTAFGLDSVIEVISGIVLLWRLYVELNGGSKERVERAERRASAIVGGLLLLLAVYILIASLFKLFHHQSADTSWLGLGLAVVSAIWMPILSKSKVRIGAQIGSAALRADGGCSMVCAYMAWVLLGGVALTALFGWWWIDSIAALGLIYFVVSEGWEAIQEARGIEDDDDD from the coding sequence GTGACGCCTCTGAAGGATTCAGTGAGGAAAGGTATTCAAATAGAATGGATTTCAGTTATCTGGATGATTGTTGAAGCAGCGGTGGGAGTTCTGGCAGGTCTTCTTGCTCATTCGCTGGCTCTGACAGCCTTTGGACTAGACAGTGTCATCGAAGTTATATCCGGAATTGTTCTTTTGTGGCGGCTGTATGTAGAGTTAAACGGCGGCTCTAAGGAACGTGTGGAAAGGGCCGAACGCCGCGCATCAGCCATCGTCGGCGGACTTCTCCTGCTGTTGGCTGTATATATTCTCATTGCTTCACTCTTCAAGCTTTTTCATCATCAAAGTGCGGATACAAGTTGGCTTGGATTGGGACTGGCCGTTGTTTCAGCCATTTGGATGCCGATATTATCTAAATCCAAAGTCCGAATAGGCGCTCAAATTGGAAGTGCGGCTTTGCGAGCTGACGGTGGGTGCAGTATGGTTTGCGCATATATGGCGTGGGTACTGCTGGGGGGCGTAGCCCTCACTGCACTGTTTGGATGGTGGTGGATTGATTCTATTGCGGCACTGGGCTTAATCTACTTTGTGGTGAGTGAAGGCTGGGAAGCCATTCAAGAAGCTAGGGGTATCGAAGATGACGATGACGATTGA
- a CDS encoding YbfB/YjiJ family MFS transporter: MNKSAVSWTTLWASLLFAIILGFSRLSYGLFMPIIQRVLGGTYGELGIVGTLNFVGYFLGTMALPLMLTRFQMNRRRINLFASCLLGLTMMGSGLSYSLIQLAAWRLVIGLMSAFSTVLVLSLALDRILPSQRGSASGLIWMGGSAGIVVSGLVAPAVINPAHVFAWRISWMAMGLFGVLSAVGFEAVLRRTPEPKVEVQEVASNRSRPRTNYRMIFAADKLLLLALSYFLYGWSYIVYFTYLIPFLVKQGVPALEAGMIWAAIGLASMFNGVLAGKVIDRWPNGFTLAIGLAVGTLGTAAVFFDDFTLTFVGAVLIGLATFLSPPVMTSAMLNRELSAESYPNILSIFSALFAAGQMIGPLVGGWTVDKMGLQMGVASSAVFMLLSAVLAALYGLQQHRRAQNQMRSLVEVPPIRDFQS, translated from the coding sequence ATGAACAAGTCTGCTGTCAGTTGGACGACATTGTGGGCCTCACTTCTGTTCGCGATTATCTTAGGCTTTTCTCGTCTGTCATATGGACTGTTCATGCCAATCATCCAGCGCGTGTTGGGAGGCACCTACGGTGAACTCGGGATTGTCGGCACACTCAATTTCGTTGGCTATTTTCTGGGAACCATGGCTTTGCCATTGATGCTGACACGCTTCCAAATGAACAGGCGAAGAATAAATCTTTTTGCAAGCTGTCTTTTGGGTCTAACCATGATGGGGTCAGGATTGAGTTACAGCCTCATTCAACTTGCCGCCTGGCGCCTTGTAATTGGCCTGATGTCGGCATTTTCAACCGTGTTGGTATTGTCTTTGGCGCTCGACCGAATTCTGCCGAGTCAACGAGGTTCAGCCTCTGGATTGATATGGATGGGCGGTTCAGCGGGAATTGTGGTTTCGGGCCTCGTTGCGCCAGCAGTGATTAACCCAGCTCATGTCTTTGCTTGGCGAATTTCCTGGATGGCCATGGGTTTGTTTGGCGTTCTCAGTGCTGTAGGCTTTGAAGCGGTATTAAGACGGACGCCTGAACCAAAAGTAGAAGTACAGGAAGTTGCCTCCAACCGTTCAAGGCCACGGACAAACTATCGCATGATTTTTGCTGCTGATAAGCTGCTGCTTTTGGCACTTTCGTATTTTCTCTACGGCTGGAGCTATATTGTGTACTTTACTTATCTCATACCGTTTCTGGTAAAACAGGGTGTCCCAGCTCTGGAGGCCGGTATGATATGGGCCGCTATTGGCTTGGCGAGTATGTTTAACGGGGTGCTGGCCGGCAAAGTGATTGACAGATGGCCAAACGGTTTCACCTTGGCAATTGGTTTGGCCGTCGGAACACTGGGTACTGCAGCTGTGTTCTTCGATGATTTTACACTCACCTTCGTTGGTGCCGTCCTTATCGGCTTAGCCACGTTCCTATCCCCTCCTGTCATGACCAGTGCAATGCTGAACAGAGAATTATCTGCGGAATCATACCCCAACATCCTGAGCATCTTCTCAGCGTTATTCGCTGCCGGCCAAATGATAGGTCCGCTTGTGGGCGGATGGACAGTGGACAAAATGGGGTTACAAATGGGTGTGGCATCGAGTGCAGTCTTCATGCTCTTGTCCGCCGTGCTTGCAGCACTCTACGGGTTGCAGCAGCATCGACGCGCACAAAATCAAATGCGCAGTCTGGTAGAGGTACCCCCTATACGTGATTTCCAATCCTGA
- a CDS encoding thioredoxin domain-containing protein, producing the protein MTQSNGEHTYTNRLFHEKSPYLLQHAHNPVDWFPWGDEAFQKAEQEDKPIFLSIGYSTCHWCHVMERESFEDDEVAAYMNENFVAIKVDREERPDIDSIYMTVCQALTGQGGWPLTIVMTPDKKPFFAGTYFPKERKYGRGGLLDILAKLLEEWKQNRDKVEQSGDKIAEAVSAHYQSGAAASDLNEETVHSAYRTLADEFDAEYGGFGDAPKFPTPHNLSFLLRYYQQTGEVHALEMVEKTLDAMYRGGIYDHVGGGFARYSTDRRWLVPHFEKMLYDNALLAIAYLEAYQVTKRDRYKRIAKEVFTYVLRDMTSVEGGFYSAEDADSEGEEGRFYTWTPKQVKAVLGDETGSLICNYYQVSEFGNFDGKNILHLMKQDVQAFCEERGLDETEFEAQHTNARNKLFQAREQRVHPHKDDKVLTAWNGLMIAALAKAAQVLGDEGYKDHAVKAAGFVLTHLRREDGRLFARYRDGEAAHLGYLDDYAFFIWGLTELYEATCDADYLETAVGLNRQMKELFWDDKNGGFFLYGTDSEALFARPKDIYDGALPSGNSVAAWNQFRLARLTGDAELEEAANQCLQAFSGEVNRYPAGYTHYLMALSFALFPGKEIVLVGKNDDLQTQDMLAEIYSRFLPNTVWAVNNGSNQFRKLIPFAASYQQQNQQTTAYVCRQFACQAPTTDLETFKQSL; encoded by the coding sequence GTGACGCAGAGCAACGGAGAACATACATACACAAACCGTCTTTTTCATGAAAAATCTCCATACCTTCTTCAACACGCACACAACCCCGTTGACTGGTTCCCGTGGGGAGACGAAGCGTTCCAGAAGGCCGAGCAAGAGGATAAACCTATCTTTTTGTCTATTGGCTATTCTACTTGCCATTGGTGTCACGTGATGGAGCGGGAGTCGTTTGAGGACGATGAAGTAGCAGCATACATGAATGAAAACTTTGTGGCCATCAAGGTCGACAGGGAAGAGCGCCCCGACATCGACAGTATCTACATGACAGTGTGCCAGGCTCTGACGGGTCAGGGAGGCTGGCCGTTGACCATTGTTATGACGCCGGACAAGAAACCGTTTTTTGCCGGAACATATTTTCCCAAGGAACGAAAATACGGCCGCGGCGGTTTGCTCGATATTCTGGCGAAACTACTGGAAGAGTGGAAACAAAACCGAGACAAAGTGGAACAATCCGGTGACAAAATCGCAGAGGCTGTCAGCGCTCATTATCAGTCAGGGGCCGCGGCGTCAGACTTGAATGAAGAGACGGTACACAGCGCCTATCGGACCCTTGCGGATGAGTTTGATGCGGAATACGGCGGCTTTGGCGATGCGCCCAAGTTCCCGACTCCGCACAATCTGTCGTTTCTGCTTCGTTACTACCAGCAAACCGGTGAAGTCCATGCGCTTGAAATGGTGGAGAAGACGTTGGATGCGATGTACCGGGGAGGCATCTACGATCACGTTGGCGGCGGCTTCGCCCGCTACTCCACCGACCGGCGGTGGCTTGTCCCGCATTTCGAAAAAATGCTTTATGACAATGCGTTGCTGGCGATTGCCTACCTGGAAGCTTATCAGGTGACAAAACGCGACAGGTATAAACGTATTGCGAAAGAGGTCTTCACATATGTTCTGCGGGACATGACATCCGTTGAAGGCGGGTTCTACTCTGCGGAGGATGCGGACTCCGAAGGTGAGGAAGGCCGGTTTTACACTTGGACGCCAAAGCAGGTGAAGGCGGTTCTCGGAGATGAAACGGGATCTCTCATTTGCAACTACTACCAGGTCTCAGAGTTCGGAAACTTTGACGGGAAGAACATTCTGCATTTGATGAAACAAGATGTTCAGGCGTTCTGTGAAGAACGCGGACTCGATGAAACAGAGTTTGAGGCTCAGCATACTAACGCGAGAAACAAGCTGTTTCAAGCGCGGGAACAGCGCGTACATCCTCATAAGGACGACAAGGTTTTAACGGCGTGGAACGGTCTCATGATTGCCGCGCTTGCCAAGGCCGCACAGGTGTTGGGAGACGAGGGATATAAGGATCACGCTGTAAAAGCAGCTGGTTTTGTCTTGACACATCTTCGCCGCGAGGATGGACGTCTGTTCGCTCGCTATCGGGATGGTGAAGCGGCGCATCTAGGCTATCTGGACGATTATGCCTTTTTCATCTGGGGCTTGACCGAACTCTACGAAGCCACATGTGACGCGGATTACCTGGAGACCGCAGTGGGGTTGAATCGGCAGATGAAAGAGCTGTTCTGGGACGACAAAAACGGCGGCTTCTTCTTATATGGAACAGACAGTGAAGCGTTGTTTGCAAGGCCCAAGGACATTTACGACGGTGCACTGCCGTCAGGAAACAGTGTGGCGGCTTGGAATCAGTTCCGGCTGGCTCGTCTGACAGGTGACGCAGAATTGGAAGAAGCGGCAAACCAGTGTCTTCAGGCCTTTTCAGGAGAAGTCAATCGCTATCCGGCAGGATATACCCACTACTTAATGGCTTTGTCCTTTGCATTGTTCCCAGGAAAGGAGATTGTACTTGTGGGCAAAAACGATGATCTGCAGACGCAAGATATGCTTGCGGAAATCTATAGCAGGTTTCTGCCTAATACAGTCTGGGCTGTCAATAACGGATCTAATCAATTCCGTAAGCTGATTCCCTTTGCAGCTTCTTATCAACAGCAAAACCAACAAACCACGGCCTACGTTTGCAGGCAATTCGCATGCCAAGCCCCCACAACAGACCTGGAGACATTTAAGCAATCGCTGTAA